A window of Aerosakkonema funiforme FACHB-1375 genomic DNA:
GCTAGTCTTAGGCTATGGTGGAGCTGCTAGGGCGGTGGTAGCAGGGTGCGCCCAGTTAGGCGTACAGCAAGTCAAAGTAATCGGGCGCAGTCCGCAGAAATTAAACGATTTTTTAGATAGTTGGCTGAATTCGCGTTTGCCTGTCCGTCTCAGCGTACATAATTGGCAAGAGTTACCAAATTTGCTCTCAGAAGCAAACTTACTCGTGAATACAACGCCAATAGGAATGTATCCTCGCGTTGAAGAGTCTCCTTTAAGTGCAGATGAGATCGCGAAATTGCCCAAAGGTGCGATCGTCTATGACCTAATTTATACACCCAATCCGACTTTATTTCTAAAATTAGCTAAACAGCAGGGTGCGGATGCGATCGATGGTTTAGAAATGTTAGTACAACAAGGAGCGGCTGCATTGCAAATTTGGTTGCAGCAGTCAGTTCCAGTAGATGTAATGCGGCAATCTTTGCGAAGACATTTAGGATTATCGGATTGAAAGATTATTTTTGTCTAACATTGTCCTAATTTTATTTACCCAGATGGCCAACGCCAATTGTAGCGATTCCACTCGTAAATACCTTGAATTTCGTATTCACTACCGTTATCAAAACGAATTGTGCAAGTGGTATTGCCATCTATCTCATCCACTTTAATTACTGTGCAAGAAACCCATTCGCGACTGCAAGGGCCATTTTCTTGCACCCATTCCCATAAACTATTAGACACTTCAATGCGATCGCCTACTTTGAGTTTTAAAATTTCGTCTGGTGTGCGCTCGATATACTCAGCTAAATGTTCCTGCTTGACTCGATTGAGCCATTGTAAACCGTAGCGATCGCGAATAAACTGCACCTCTCCCGAAGTTCGATTATTCAACCAATCGTTCATTAACTGAAATTTCCAAGAGCGATCTTCTCTTTCTTGTTCTCTGACAAACTCTAAAAAAGTTTCTTGTTCATTATCGGTAAGTTCGTCCAGAGGATTAGTAGAAGAAGGCGATCGATCGCCACTCGGTTGACTTTGGATGCGAGTCAAATTTTCTGCCACTTGCAGCAGGATCTGTTTCTGTGTCTCGGTGAGAGGACAGCTAGCTGCATCGCACCGATCGAATGCTGCTTGCAAGGCTGCTTCGATCTCCTCTTTAGTCATACAGCACCTATGGCAAACAGTGAACTTGATTGCACGTCAACGGCTTTGGGTAGCTCTGTGCCAAAGCCGATCGCTAACTGGGGATAGTCCATTTATATTACAAAACTGGCACCCTCTTTAAGAGCGCGGTTGTACAAGTTCACGGTAAGCTGAGTTTGAAGTTACCTGCCGATCGCTAATTTTAGGTACAATATATGCAATTTCGAGCCATAAAAATCTTTCTAATTTCCTGCTCGATCGCAATTCTGAGTTGGGTGTTGACCCCACCCGCTTGGGCGTTGACTCAAATTCAACTAACCGATCTTTCTTATAAAGAGTGTCCGCCAGAACTAGCAGAAGGATTGGTTACTAGCG
This region includes:
- a CDS encoding shikimate dehydrogenase; this encodes MITGKTKLLGVIGNPIEHSLSPVMHNAAIATLGVDYVYLPFPVKPEDLQVAIAGFAAIGTIGFNVTIPHKQAIIPLLSEVSPIARSVGAVNSVWRTDKGWSGTNTDVEGFLAPLLNLSPSSQERDWSQTTALVLGYGGAARAVVAGCAQLGVQQVKVIGRSPQKLNDFLDSWLNSRLPVRLSVHNWQELPNLLSEANLLVNTTPIGMYPRVEESPLSADEIAKLPKGAIVYDLIYTPNPTLFLKLAKQQGADAIDGLEMLVQQGAAALQIWLQQSVPVDVMRQSLRRHLGLSD